The following are encoded in a window of Roseimaritima ulvae genomic DNA:
- a CDS encoding sigma-70 family RNA polymerase sigma factor, translated as MYQTLLDDFEDDAPAATDVVGNFRKLPHDDSEDESAAITAVEAVEGEVQLDSPDDLLVPDESETWSDDPVRMYLTQMGEIPLLTRREEILLAKRIEETRRRFRSKLLENHYVLVEAYKTLKRVHRGELPFDRTVQVSVTDRLEKEQILGRLPHNLKTLSVLLRRNCHDWRIALSKSTSEERRQEAWRSLAHRRRRAVRLVEELGLRTQRIENRIALLEKFNNRLQELDLLIKAARKTKQGREDRDRLLQERRQILTACQETPTSLNSRVELLKRVYSEYQQAKRELSEGNLRLVVSIAKKYRNRGLSFLDLIQEGNAGLMRAVDKFEYRRGFKFCTYATWWIRQAITRAVADQSRTIRIPVHMVETMSRVRNVARQLLQELGREPTIEETARRAETTIEEARRVLAMSRYPISLDRPVGNSEDSQFGDLLPDGTAESPAIGAAQDMLRDRINNVLKSLSYREREIIKLRYGLGDGYSYTLEEVGHIFKVTRERIRQIEAKAVRKLQQPSRSQDLVGFLD; from the coding sequence TTGTATCAGACGTTACTGGATGATTTTGAGGATGATGCGCCAGCCGCAACCGACGTTGTTGGCAATTTTCGCAAGCTGCCCCACGATGACAGTGAAGACGAATCGGCGGCGATCACCGCGGTAGAAGCCGTTGAAGGCGAAGTCCAACTGGACAGCCCCGACGATTTGCTGGTTCCCGACGAGAGTGAAACCTGGTCGGACGATCCGGTGCGCATGTACCTGACGCAAATGGGCGAAATCCCGCTGCTGACCCGTCGCGAAGAAATTCTGCTGGCCAAACGCATCGAGGAAACCCGTCGCCGCTTCCGTTCCAAACTGCTGGAAAACCATTACGTTCTGGTCGAAGCCTACAAGACCCTCAAGCGTGTCCATCGCGGCGAGCTGCCCTTTGACCGCACCGTCCAGGTGTCGGTTACGGATCGTTTGGAAAAAGAACAAATCCTCGGCCGCTTGCCACACAACTTGAAAACCCTGTCGGTGCTGCTGCGTCGCAACTGCCACGATTGGCGGATCGCGCTGAGCAAATCGACTTCCGAGGAACGACGCCAGGAAGCTTGGCGTTCGCTGGCGCATCGCCGTCGTCGCGCCGTTCGCTTGGTCGAAGAACTGGGCCTGCGTACCCAACGCATCGAAAACCGCATCGCGTTGCTGGAGAAATTCAACAACCGCCTGCAAGAACTCGACCTGCTGATCAAAGCCGCTCGCAAAACCAAGCAGGGTCGCGAAGATCGTGACCGTCTGTTGCAAGAACGCCGCCAGATCCTCACCGCCTGCCAGGAAACCCCGACCTCGCTGAACAGCCGCGTGGAATTGCTCAAACGTGTCTACAGCGAATACCAGCAAGCCAAACGCGAACTCAGCGAAGGCAACCTGCGACTGGTCGTGTCGATCGCCAAAAAATACCGCAACCGCGGACTATCCTTCTTGGACCTGATCCAAGAAGGCAATGCCGGGCTGATGCGAGCGGTCGACAAATTCGAATACCGCCGTGGCTTTAAGTTCTGTACCTACGCCACGTGGTGGATTCGCCAAGCCATCACCCGTGCGGTGGCCGACCAAAGCCGGACGATTCGGATCCCCGTGCATATGGTGGAAACGATGAGCCGCGTGCGGAACGTCGCTCGCCAGCTGCTGCAGGAACTCGGCCGCGAACCGACGATCGAAGAAACCGCTCGACGCGCCGAAACGACCATCGAAGAAGCTCGTCGCGTGCTGGCCATGAGCCGCTACCCGATCAGCTTGGATCGCCCGGTCGGCAACAGCGAAGACAGTCAGTTCGGCGACCTGCTGCCCGACGGTACGGCAGAAAGCCCGGCCATCGGGGCGGCTCAGGATATGCTTCGCGATCGCATTAACAATGTGCTCAAAAGCCTCTCCTACCGCGAACGTGAAATTATCAAATTGCGGTACGGGCTGGGCGACGGCTACAGCTACACCCTGGAAGAGGTCGGCCATATCTTTAAGGTCACCCGCGAACGTATCCGGCAGATCGAAGCCAAAGCGGTTCGCAAGCTGCAGCAGCCCAGCCGCAGCCAAGACCTCGTCGGCTTCCTCGACTAG